Part of the Nicotiana sylvestris chromosome 5, ASM39365v2, whole genome shotgun sequence genome is shown below.
AGGGATCGGGGGTTCAAAATTTTTGTGAGGTCACTAGTTTAGATCTCATGGGCCACAAATTTCttctaattttttaatttttctttttaaacCCTCTTAGCAAAAATTTTGCCTCCGCTATAATAGAAATTACTTACTCGACTAATTCAACGTCAATTCATAGAATGCCCACCGTTAAAGGTTTTACAACTTCTATAAGAAAGGACTCCATTCCTAAAGTGTTCTTTTCTCCATCTCTCAAACAACTTATAAAATTATGATAATTGAAATATAAAGATATATAAACAACATCAATTGGTGTAATCCACAAGCACTAGAATCatactatatcttttttttttggttcctATGAGTAAATGTATGTTGAAGCAATGCAAGTTGTCAAATGCACGTGTTAGTGCCTTATTTCtacataacaaagccctttaagCATGGTAGTATAAAGTTTGCATGTGACCATGTGGCTTCATGTTCGTTATGGTTTGGAAATCTAtatatttttaacttattttccTTTTAAAGTTATAAACTTTTGGTGTAATTGAACTCTACTTCAATTATTTTATGTGATGGTGACTTATAAAGTAAACATACACAATAGCATTATTGGACCTTATCCTTGAAGTTACAATTTGTTGTCATCCCCCTTGTATCCTACTTTGCAACTTGTTAATTCAACATCTTATCTTATTTTATTGGCATTTTATACCTACTTCCCTTTTAGCTAAgttattaaaattataatattatACCAGTTCTCCTATATTATAGTTATTTGTGTTTGCTTTTttatgttttctctttttaaattgTGTTTCTTGGTATGGGGCGGTTTATTAGTCGGCAGATGTATGGTCATGTGGAGTGACTCTATATGTCATGTTGGTGGGAGCATATCCTTTTGAAGATCCAGATGATCctaaaaatttcagaaaaactaTTTCAGtgagttttgtttttcttttctttgatatTAAAGCACTTATTAATAAGTCTATTTATTACAATTTCACACGAAAAAATGGTGTTGTGttcttctaattttttttttttttttttgtaaatattcTGCAGAAAATAATGGCTGGTCAATACAAAATCCCAGACTACGTGCACGTATCTCAGGATTGCAAGCACCTTCTTTCTCGAATATTTGTTGCCAGTCCTATCAGGGTAATGATTCATCTAAATTATGCAAAATAATCTTACAATTCCACAATATCCATTATGACCATATAAACTATATAGAGAGAAAAATCTCGGGAAAGTGTGTTTTAGTACGACGGAAGTCATTTTCTTTGAAAACAAATTTGAGTTCTTTATACAAATTGTCTACtggatttattatttttttttttagccGTTATACATAAAGTATATACTTATTATATATGGtggttatttttaatttaagcagTTGGGTAAATGACTATTTAGGTCAGTTCTTCAAAATGTTTCCTGAAAATGTGCttgatgaaaaatatttttctgggaGATAAAATAGATGTTTAACTTCTGCGAAATATGGCATCCGCTCAAAAGTGAAATAAgtcattttttccattttgatggaaaatattttccatgaaaaatattttttgataacAAAACACCAGAAAATTACTTTttcataaaaatattttcttgaaaatcaGGTCTATAACTTACTAGAACTGATGGGAAGTTTAAAATTTTAATGCTCCTAAAATTATTTTCAAACTCAAGAATTAATTTCAAGATCATAAAATGTATATAGCAAAAAAGACAAGAAAGTAATTAACAAAGCCTACAACATGTTCACAGAGAATCACACTAAAGGAGATCAAGAACCATCCATGGTTTTTGAAGAGCTTGCCAAAAGAACTCACAGAACCAGCCCAAGCAGTATACTACAAAAGAGACAATCCAACATTCTCCCTTCAAaccattgaagaaatcatgaaaaTTGTATCAGAGGCTAGAAATCCACCACCATCATCAAGATCTGTTACAGGCTTTGGCTGgggaacagaagaagaagaagatggagacacgaccaaagaagaagaagaagaagaggcagaggaagaagaagaagaagatgagtatGAAAAACAAGTTAAGCAAGTTCATGCTAGTGGAGAGTTTCATATCACTCAAGAGGCTAATTAAATTTTCAGTATAGTGTGATTTTGATGTATTGTGGAACTAATACTTGGCAACATAACTCTATTTCCCTAAATCATCAAATTAATTTCAAATATACTAAATAGTGTTTCTTGGTATTTTACTTATATTTGGCTTATGACTTCTGAGTATTAGCTTATACTCCTATATGTTTAGTTGAATATGAAGAGCTTTCTTTAGTACTCCTATATATTTGGGGCTTTTCACATATTTGGTTTGTACATCCGTAAAAAATAATTATAGCAAACTAGTcaaatatacaaaagatataCACTATATATAATACAccaaaatattaattttaaaaggGGTTCAAGACTATCTCATCCCCTTCTGTTCAATTATTTAAGTTTTACAAGGTTTAAATAATTCAAAGTTAAATAATACTAGtggttcttatatatatatatatatatatatatatatatatatatatatatatagcatacTTTCtaatattttggaaaataaaatttaagtaacatcAAATCACGTCGTATTTCAAGAATGAGCTGAAAAGGGGTTCCAGACTATCTCTAGATAATTTTTAAGTTTTACATGCTTTAAATAGTTTTAAAGTAAAATAATACTAGTGATTCTGCAAATATAAAGATTCAAAGTGAAATACTGATTGATCTTTTTATCATTTGAAAACTAAATTCTTGTTGGATAAATTATAATTGtagttaaatattttaatttgggaTGAACTAATATAAGAATTAGCTAGAATCaacaaaaaatatattatttcGTTTAATgttgaaaataaataattaagtaTTTGAATGAACTAACTCGCAAAAGAACCACATTCACTCCTTTTAcaaattcatcatatatacaagtaaaattatttttcaagtttgacatAAATCTTATCATTCATAACATTGTTTATCACAAGAAAAGCTGACGGTGAAAGAAATCAGAAAATTGACCAAATTTCGATCAAGTATCATATTAAAAGTTAAATTGGTTAAAATTCAAACTTGAATAAAAGAGGATGAAATAGTAGAATACAAAATTTATTACAATATTCTAGATGAGTTGTCATTAGTTATTATTCTTTCATTTCTACAAATATTTTCATCTAACTTTATATACTATAAGTTATTTGTTTTAGAATATTAACTAAACGTTAGTTACTTTTAGCTTTTATATAAAAGTATACAAGTAACAAATATCTGATCACTTTAAATTCAAATTGGGTCACATAGATAGCAATAAGTTTCTTTACAATATTCGCGCACATACATATACTAGTTTCTCGACACATGTATTATACGTGTATGTATAATCTATGATATTGTAAAATAATATTAAGAATATTAAACCAAAgctttgattgataattgtggaTGAAAGAATAAATTACAAGAATTTTACGAATGATCAATGTGTATCATCGTATAATGACTTAATTATTTATCGAGGTCAAGATAATTGGATATCCTTATGCACATATACACACATTTTGGCGTGATGTCTTTATGAATTGAGATTCTAACATCACAACAGCCTATGattattttatcatttttttaaaaaattcatcaTCAAATTCACCAAATCTCCCTATAAAAGTGCGTACATTTGTATAACCATACTAATGTGTTTAAAATATAAATTGCATAAATTACATAAACTTATTTATACAGTACATCAAATGAACAATTTTTTCTTGCACATTTGTGTAATTTTTACTTATATTTCATGGTCTTTTCTCCTGCTTGGTTCTTCTCCAATAAGTATCAAGTAACTATGTACGGAAATAATTTATAAATTCCTAAAGAGCTAGCAAAGATATATAGTGTCCGTTACTAAAATTTCTGTCTCTTCCAAAAATACAGAAACATTAGAAAAATGTCAAATTCTTTGCAATGGTGTTGTTAGTAAATGTCATTTCAAATGGTTCGTTTTATCAAATCTTATACTATCGAGGAGAGTTGTATAAAATCTTATATTGTTTCCCCCACAATATGTCAATTGGTTTTGGAAGCAACCTTAATTATATGAATTATTCCTATTTTCAAATCAGAATATAGTATTATTTCTTTGAACTTATATTCATCAACTTGTTAACCTTCAGATCTCATGTACCAAACAAGAAAAGTATAAGAAGTTGCACAAAACTTACCCTTTAAGTTGGCCTCTATCACTTGTATCAGCACCAATCATAGCTTGGTCTAGCAGAAAATCTCAATTTAACTttgtgaaattttgaaaaattaaacaaaactcctCTGGAATATCAGTGGGGAGAATTCTTTTTAAAGTGGTAAGATAATTATTTGAATAGGTGTGACTCTTCAAAAGAACAACGAAGGTTGGGTTGGAATGTCCGTAAGCGCTAGAAAGACAATGAAGATAAAACAAGAAGTTAGATAATTTGTTCTTGACaacattaaagaaaaaaaaataagaagtttaCTTATGAAGATGAATAGAATGCAGTTCATCCTTATTCTACTAATAACAACTTAATTCGGACTATTAACTAATTTTATTGTTCACACCAGATACAAAAGCATAAGAAAATGGTATCTATGGTAACAAATTCATGATGGAATCTTATTGGAACATGCTAATAGGTACATATACTAAGGGGTTATACATCTAAATGGTTGTGACTTTTAATGAAGGGGTGTTCAGGTTTAgcaattttagttttttttattgattATGTAATGACCCGGAcagtcattttgagaattaatgTTTCGTTCGGCGGCATAAGGTCTCGAGCAGCTTCGTATTATGTGTTATGACTTTCTCGTATGGCCGAGTTGAGATTttggatgattcagagtcaatttggaagaatgattcttgtTTTAAAAGCTTAAGCGGTAAGAGTTAACCGGAGTTCTAAtttcacgacccggaattcccactctcgggagtcgtaatggcgcctactcgtagaagctaggcaatccacgaacttagaaatctttaactcttttGTGTTAATCCTTTTTACAATttatattaacaagtgataaacatctaGATGACAACGGAATATGAGATTAAATCGGaaatcttaaataaatataaaaccaaaatgtttcgaaagtcaaaacatgcctctacccagaaactggtgtcacaatatccacggactactaagagtactacatagaacagtttgaaggaaaaataacactgtctcggatacatgagataacagaacataataaaggatagaggagacgccggtcctgcggacgcctgcaaggctaccttggtgtctcggtggactgaaggctggctcccctactgctgctgatcaagtgccactccggtatctgcacagagtgcagcgtgtagtatcagcacaaccgaccccatgtgctggtaagtgtctggcctaaccccggcgaggtagtgacgaggctaggaccagactccagataaacctgtgcagttatataatatacggcagaaatataaacaggtaataacagtttaaaagggagggggaaacatgcttcgggaaaACATATCAATTCTATTAGAAACTTGATAAAGTATTaaagaacactcgatgtctacaatcaatacaataacaatactgttgcggcgcgcaacccgatcccttatcatttaacattgttgcagcgcgcaacccggtccacatatataactgttgcggcgtgcaacccgatccaatataatatctgttgcggcgtgcaacccgatccaatataatatctaacaatattgcggcgcgcaacccgatccaatataatatctaataatattgcggcgcacaacccgttccaaatatacagtcaacaataatcataattaaccatcccgacaagggatcaacaatacactatcccggcaagggaactcaacagtacaagtatatacgtcccggcaagggagaaacagccacaaccaaacttgttccaacacctAACACGAAAAATCatcaattgatttggagaagaaaggttgtttgaaaaatcacctcttatatttttttggggttttgaaaaatgaaaaataactgagaAGTCCATTTAATTATACTCATCTCAGACCGtttccgcggaccgcataaaaaagaCTGCGACCGCgaagctccaccgcggaccacaaAAAATCGAGCGCGACCGCGAAGACTTGGCCTTTCTCACCGCGGACAGCACAAATTCCACTGCGGTCGCGGAgtccccaccgcggaccgcgagacctggcttcagagacctgcgacatctctgaatctgcaactttttcctaagtgtaaaaacattccgaaactcacccgagccctcggggctccaaaccaaatatcatactaactcaaaaacatcatatggacctactcgtgtgatcacatcatcaaaataacatgtaaaatcacgaattaaacctcaaaactcaacattttcatcaagaactctcaaagttcataactcttcaaccggaattccaactcacgtcaaatagactctgtttttcaccaaatttcacagttatctttcaaatactataacaagtttgtaccgggttCCGGAACCAATATATGGGCCCGATAACAatagtttcaaacattaattcttttctttattccttaaataattcagtaaaataatttctttcaaaaattaatttctaaggcttgggacctcggaattcattttcgggcatacgcccaagtcccatattttacttcggacctcccgggatcgtcggaacacggatccgggtttgtttgctaaaaatgttgaccaaagtcaaccataatcaaagttttaactttaaaattttattttctcatattttcacatagaaggattTCCGAATATAGGTTCGGAtcacgcacgtaaatcaaggtggggtaaaaagggaggtttttaggcctcggaacactgaatgaacttgcaacacaagtgatacattctccacctctaaaacaactgttcatcctcgaacggacataagaaggaagtacctgagtcgggaaaaagatggggataacggatccgcatatcggactcccaggtcgatgcctccgcgggctgacctctccactgaacacgaacagaaggaaaattcttcaacctcaactgacaaacctgccggtctagaatagttactggctcctcctcataagacaagtccttgtccaactgaacagtgctgaaatctaacacgtgggatggatcattgtgatattttcggagcatggacacatgaaacactggatgcacggttgataagctcggcggcaacgcaagtctataagccacctctcccactcgatcaagaatctcaaacgggccaatgaacctagggttaagcttgcccttctttccaaatctcatcacgcccttcataggcgacactcggagcaatacccgctctccaaccataaaagccacatctcgaaccttgcggtctgcataactcttttgcctgaactgagctgtacgaagcctatcctgaataatcatgaccttgtccaaagcctcctgaaccagatccgtacccaacaatcgaacCTCTCCCGACTCAAATCATCCGACCGGAGattgacaccgcctaccatataaagcctcataaggagccatctggatactcgactggtaactgttgttgtatacaaactctgctaaaggcaaaaactgatcccacgagcctccaaagtcaatgacacaagcttggagcatatcctccaaaatctgaatagtccgctcgaactacccgtccgtctaaggatgaaatgttgtactcaactcaacctgggtgcccaactctcgctgaactgctctccaaaaatgcgaggtaaactgcatacctcggtccgaaatgatagatataggcacaccatgaagacgaacaatctcccaaatatagatctcagctaacctctcggatgaataggagactgccacaagaatgaaatgcactgatTGGTCAGCCTAtaaacaatgacccatactgcgtcgaacttcctccaagtctgcgggagtccaataacaaaatccatagtaacccgctcccacttccactagggaagctcaatcctctgaaataaaccactaggcctctgatgctcatacttaacctgctgacagttcaaacactgagctacatatgcaacgatatccttcttcattctctgccaccaataatactgctgcaaatcctgatacatctttgcggtgcccggatgaatagagtaccgggagctatgggcctcctctaaaatcaactctcggagcccatctacattaggcacacaaactcgaccctgcaatctcaaaactccagcatcatctaaggtaacctgcttggcacctccgcgctacaccgtgtctctaaggacacacaaatggggatcatcatactgccgatcatggatacgctccaataaagaagaacaacCGACCGTGCAGGCCAATACATGAtcaggctcagaaatatccaaccttacaaactgattggccaaagcctgaacgtccaaggcaagcggtctctcaccgactggaatataagcaagactgcccatactggctgacttcctagtcaacgcatcagccaccatattggcctttcccagatgatacaagatagtgatatcataatctatcaacaactccaaccacctcctctgtctcaaattcaactccttttgcttgaacaaatactgaagactcttgtgatccgtgaacacctcacatgccaccacatacagataatgcctccaaatcttcaatgcatgaactatggctgccaactctaagtcatgaatcggatagttcttctcatgaatcatcaactgccttgaagcataggcaatgaccttgccatcctacatcaacactgcaccaagcccaatacgggaagcatcacaataaactgtataaggccctgaacctgtgggcaaaaccaacaccggtgccgtagttagagctgtcttgagcttctaaaagctcgcgtcacactcgttcgaccatctgaactgggcacccttctgggtcaacctggtcatcggggctgtgatagatgaaaacccctccacaaaccgatgatagtagcctgccaatcccaagaaattccgaatctctgtagctgatgctggtctaggccagttcttgactgcctcaatcttcttcggatcaacttgaataccctctactgatacaacatgacccaggaatgcaactaaacttaaccagaactcacacttcgagaatttagcatataactgactatccctcaaggtctaaaGGACCACTCTAAGATGATGCTCGTTCTCCTCCCGGTTgtagaatatatcaaaatatcatcaataaagactatcacgaacaaatccaaataagtcttgaacactcggttcatcaaatccataaaagctgcgggggcatttgtcaactcgaatgacataaccaagaactcataatgcccgtaccgagtgcggaaagctgtcttaaggacatcggatgccctaatcctcaactgatggtagccagatctcaagtcaatcatcgaaaataccctggcaccctgaagctgatcaaacaaatcatcaattctcagcaatggatacttattcttaattgtaaccttgttcaactgtcggtaatcaatacacattctcatcgatccgtccttcttcttaacaaacaacactggcgcaccccaaggcgaaatactcggcctaatgaaacccttctcaatcaagtcttgtaactgctccttcaaatctttcaactcaagcggggccatacgatacggcgggatagaaatgggctgagtgcccagagccaaatcaatatccctgtcaggtggcatacacggaaagtctgaagggaatacctcaggaaactcacgaacaatgggcacataatcaatagagggaacctcggcactagaatcacgaacatatgccaaatagtccaaacaccccttctcgaccatgcgccgagccttcacataagagataacactataggtagaatgaccaggagcccctcttcactctaaacgaggcatacccagtaaagctaaggtcatagtcttggcatgatagtcaaAGATagagtggtaaggtgataacccaTCCTTCCCTAATacaacatcgaaatcgaccatgtctaaaagcaacaaatctacacgagtctcaagacccccaatcaccacaatacaagaacgatggactcaatcaactacaatagaatcacccaccggtatagacacataaacgggaacactcaatgaattactaggcataaccagatacggtgcaaaataagatgacacatacgagtaggtggaccctggatcaaataacactgaagcatctctatcacaaaccagaatagtacctgtgataactgcatctgaagcctcagcctcgggcctggatggaagagcataacattggggctgggccccaccaccctgggctccatctctgggacggcctgcaactggctggcctccacctctagcggcttgagctatacctctaaatcctctacctccacctctagcacctttacccccacctctagttggctgggcgatttgtggaacacctggtgtcTGGACCGTAGCACGGAAACCTTGCTATTGCGATTGAGTACCCGCCAACTTCGGACAagtcctcctgatatgaccatactcactacactcaaaacatccacctaaGTGCTGTGGctaaggaaactgagactgaccctggcgacccgaatgaccaccccaaaaactctagagcagcagtgcactgataggagctggtggtgcactgtaggactgctgatcggaaTACTGCATCTGCGAACCATGGCTACCTGAAGCGTCGTGagagacctgaagagctgactgaaaggtcataggaggatggcctctaccatatgaatctctgcctccggacgaggtaccactaaatctatCTGAATGACTAGGCCTCTTATCCGATCCAttaccacctccctgcgataggaCTATCtccactctacgggccacattgtccgtctcctgaaaagtgatctcactcccagcctccctagccatgtGAAGGCGAATCGGCTGagtaagaccatcaataaacctcctcaccctctctctctctctctatatctctctctctctctctctctctctctcggtaggaagtatgacaagagaatggcgagctaagtcgatgaaccttgtctcatactgggtaatcatcatagaaccctgctggaggcgctcaaacttcCTCCGATAAGCCTCTCGCTAAGTAATAGGGAGacacttctccagaaatagctgtgtgaactgctcccaagtcaaggctggcaatccggctggtctagctaagcaataatccctctaccaagtcttggcggatccaaacaaacgaaatgtagcaaaatcaaccccattggtctcaacaatacccatgttcctgagaacctcgtggcagctgtctagaaaatcctggggatcctcagtagatgcacagctgaaagtggaagtgaagagcttggtgaacctatccagcctccacaaagcatcgacagacatagccgctccatcaccgatctgagctaccacacccagctgaactactccaactggttgAACCGCTGAAGTCTGAATATGAGGAgttacctgctccggagtgcgagtagcaggagtctgggcccctcctccagcccgagagacgactggtgctataggaagcaagaccgctcgggtgacactctccatgaggcccactaatcggacaagagcatcctgaaggactgggtagcaataaacccctttgggacctgacCTGGGCCTACCGGAGTTGCTGGAGCCGGAACCTCGTcgtcaaagtcaacctgaggctccgctactagggttgagctctacccctaccttgGACTCTGGCACGGCCTTGGTATCTCCCTCTaaccctcgtgggagctactacgaaagaacaaagtagaaattcaattagcattgagaaacagaaCCGCACGACATGAAAGAACAAATgcaaagtttttcctaactctgtagcctctggggataaatacagacatcttcgcaccgattcctcagactctactaagcttgtccgtgaattgtgagacctatgtaacctagagctctgataccaacttgtcacgacccggaattcccaccctcgggagtcgtgatggcgcctactcgtagaagctagacaaaccacgaacttagaaatctttaactcttctgtgttaatcctttttacaacttatattaacaagtgataaacatctaGATgatagcggaatatgagattaaagcggaagtcttaaataaatataaaaccaaaatgtttcgaaagtcaacacatgcctctacccagaaactggtgtcacaatatccacggactactaagagtactacatacaatagtttgaaggaaaaataacactatttgtctcggatacatgagataacagaacataataaaggATTGAGGAGAtgtcgggcctgcggacacctgcaagGATACCTCGGTGTcttggtggactgaaggctggctcccctactgctgctgatcaagTGCCACTCcagtatctgcacagagtgcagagtgtagtatcagcacaaccaaccccatgtgctggtaagtgtctggcctaaccccggtgaggtagtgacgaggctaggaccagactccagatagtgcagttatataatatacaactgAAATATAAATAGGTAATAACAGTTTaaaagggagggggaaacatgcttcggggaaacatatcaattctatcagaaacttgataaagtatgaaagaacacgcgatgtctacaatcaatataataacaatactgttgtggtgcgcaacccgatcccttatcatttaacattgttgcagcACGCGACCggtccacatatataactgttgcggcgttcaacccgatccaatataatatctgttgcggcgtgcaacctgatccacatatataactgttgcaccgtgcaacccgatccaatataatatctaataATGTTGCG
Proteins encoded:
- the LOC104229721 gene encoding serine/threonine-protein kinase SAPK7-like, producing MQNYEVVKELGSGNFGVARLMRHKETKQLVAMKYIERGRKIDENVAREIINHRSLRHPNIIRFKEVVLTPTHLAIVMEYAAGGELFDRICQAGRFSEAEARYFFQQLICGVHYCHSMQICHRDLKLENTLLDGNPAPRLKICDFGYSKSSVLHSRPKSTVGTPAYIAPEVLSRREYDGKSADVWSCGVTLYVMLVGAYPFEDPDDPKNFRKTISKIMAGQYKIPDYVHVSQDCKHLLSRIFVASPIRRITLKEIKNHPWFLKSLPKELTEPAQAVYYKRDNPTFSLQTIEEIMKIVSEARNPPPSSRSVTGFGWGTEEEEDGDTTKEEEEEEAEEEEEEDEYEKQVKQVHASGEFHITQEAN